The sequence TTTGCTTCAATGCGTGGGCTCCGAAGGCTCCCAAGGCAACGCCGAGAAATCCTAAGAGCGAGCTGGCTACGATAAAAATCTGACTCATTGTTCTCTCCTCAAAGGAGAGCAGTTATGACGTCACTTAGAGGAGGGTGCAAGATGACCGGTGTAACCGACCAATTCTAAAAGATCTTTCTTTGCATCGCCGCTGCCAGCAACCATAGCCTGTAAGTCTTGGAGTTGACCCATGCGCTGATTGAGTTCGGCGATGGTGTCGCCTGGCTTTGAGAAGATATCCACGTAACGGTCGCCAACCTGTCGCACCCGGTCCGAGAGAACGGATACCAAGTTTTGTAAAAGCTTATAGCCTGCGTGGTTGCCTTCGTTGACGAGAGCTAGAAAGTTCTCCCGCTTGAGCGAAAAGATAATGACGTTTTCTGTTGCACGGGCGGAGGCGCTGCGAGGATTCCCATCGATAAGAGCAATCTCTCCAATGGCATGCCCGGGTCCAAGGCTACAAAGCTTATGGACCTGACTGCCGCGGCCGGTGAGGATATCAACCTGACCGCGTGCGATAATAAAGCAGGTATCGCCCGGCGCGTTTTCTTTGCAGATAAACATTCCTGCCTCGATGCGATGAACTTTCATTTTCTCCGCCATGTCGAGGTATTCGGCGTCGTTGAAGCCATGAAAGAGTGGGAGCTGGCGAATGAAGGCTGCTTTTTTGTCTACTTCGCTCGCCATTACATATCACCGCGCTCTTTGAGTCGTTGTTCCCATAACTCTTTTTGACGCTTCTGCATCAGCTCGAGTGAGTCGCCGGGTTGGCTGAAAAATTCTGAGATACGTGTGTTTGTGCTGCGAAGGCGTTCAGCCATCATCAGGCCTAAGTTATGTAAGACTTTGAATGCGGCAGGGTGAAAGTTTTGCCGCAGAACTTCAAAGTCGGCGCGCTCAATGCGCCATGCTTGCCCATCCTTGGCACAGCGAACGGTGGCCGAGCGTTTAATACCGTCGAGTAAGGAGAGCTCTCCAATCACTGTGGGGGCATCTAGAATGGCGAGGACTTTTTCATCACCTTGGTGGGTGGTCTTCACGACTGCGACCTGGCCCGACTCAATGATGAGCATGGACTGGCTGGTGTCACCTTCACTGACGAGGATCTCTCCAGCTTTCATCGTCGCCGGTTTAAAGAGCCGAACAATTTCGCCGATTTCTTCGTCGCTTAAATTACTAAAAACGGGCAGGTGAGAGAGGAATTTTGCGTAATGGGAATGATCCATTTTGAATCAATATCGGAATTGACCCAGAAGCTGGGCAAGTTCTGCAGCCATAACGTTGAGCTTTTCAGCCTCGCCTTGGCTCTGGGTAGCACCCATTGAGGTATCTTCGGCGTTGGTTGCAACCATTTGAATGTTGGTTGCAATCTCATTCGAAGCACTCGCGGCACCTGTGAGGTTATTTGAAATCTCATTGATGGTAGCGTTTTGCTGCTCAACCGCTGCCGCAACAACGTTTGTGAAGTCGCTGATTCGAACGATGATTTTCGAGATTTCGTCAATCGCACTGGCTGCGCCGCCACTTTCTGTCTGAATAGAAAGAGCTTGCTGACTGATTTCTTCAGTGGCTTTGGCGGTTTCTTTTGCCAATTCCTTAACCTCATTCGCAACAACCGCAAAACCTTTACCGGCTTCACCAGCTCGGGCGGCCTCAATGGTTGCGTTCAAAGCGAGAAGGTTGGTTTGCTCTGCAATCGAAGCAATCATCTTCACAACGTTACCAATTTGCGAGCTGCTGGCTCCAAGACGGGTAATCGTCTCTGTGGTTGCCTCGGCAGCGCCAACAGCCTGAGCAGCAATCTCAGCAGCTTCAGTGATGTTGTTTGAAATCTCACGAACACTGGTATCAATTTCAGCGGTAGCAGTTGCAACGTTGTTCACGTTTTCGCTGACCTGAATCGATGAGGTTGAAACAACATGCGCCTGGTCAACTGTTTGTCCAGCTGAGTCTTTCATACCGTTTGATGTTCCCAGCATCTCGGTCGCAGCATCTTTTAGCGTGTGGGCTGTAATACCAACTTGCTGAATCGTGTTTTGAATTTTATCGAG comes from Deltaproteobacteria bacterium and encodes:
- a CDS encoding cyclic nucleotide-binding domain-containing protein gives rise to the protein MDHSHYAKFLSHLPVFSNLSDEEIGEIVRLFKPATMKAGEILVSEGDTSQSMLIIESGQVAVVKTTHQGDEKVLAILDAPTVIGELSLLDGIKRSATVRCAKDGQAWRIERADFEVLRQNFHPAAFKVLHNLGLMMAERLRSTNTRISEFFSQPGDSLELMQKRQKELWEQRLKERGDM
- a CDS encoding cyclic nucleotide-binding domain-containing protein, translating into MASEVDKKAAFIRQLPLFHGFNDAEYLDMAEKMKVHRIEAGMFICKENAPGDTCFIIARGQVDILTGRGSQVHKLCSLGPGHAIGEIALIDGNPRSASARATENVIIFSLKRENFLALVNEGNHAGYKLLQNLVSVLSDRVRQVGDRYVDIFSKPGDTIAELNQRMGQLQDLQAMVAGSGDAKKDLLELVGYTGHLAPSSK